A stretch of Crossiella cryophila DNA encodes these proteins:
- a CDS encoding epoxide hydrolase family protein, giving the protein MSALPRRTFLGTTAALTVGAAAAGPLNLLTAPAAEAAGAIRPFQVRIPQRQLVDLRRRLQDTRWPARETVADQSQGVQTATLRKLVDYWRTGYDWRKVEARLNALPQFLTEIDGLDIHFLHIRSRHPDALPLIITHGWPGSVLELLKVIGPLTDPTRHGGRAEDAFHLVLPSMPGYGFSAQPTGTGWGPDRIARAWHVLMRRLGYQRYVSQGGDWGAVISDKLAAQAPPGLLGIHVNMPATVPPEIARVLNNGEPAPAGLSPAERRAFDQLDVFYRKNTGYSAMMVTRPQTVGFGLSDSPVGLAAWMYDKFAQWTHSGGVPERALTRDEMLDDITLYWLTNTAISSAQLYWENNANNFNAVDIAIPAAITVFPGEIYQAPRSWAERAYRKLIHFAEVDKGGHFAAWEQPELFSREIRAAFRSLR; this is encoded by the coding sequence ATGTCCGCACTGCCACGACGCACCTTCCTCGGCACCACGGCCGCGCTGACCGTCGGCGCGGCCGCCGCAGGCCCGCTCAACCTGCTCACCGCCCCCGCCGCCGAGGCGGCCGGGGCGATCCGCCCGTTCCAGGTGCGCATCCCACAGCGCCAGCTCGTCGACCTGCGGCGCAGGCTGCAGGACACCCGCTGGCCAGCCAGGGAGACCGTCGCCGACCAGTCCCAGGGCGTGCAGACCGCGACCCTGCGCAAGCTGGTCGACTACTGGCGCACCGGCTACGACTGGCGCAAGGTCGAGGCGCGGCTGAACGCGCTGCCGCAGTTCCTGACCGAGATCGACGGTCTGGACATCCACTTCCTGCACATCCGCTCCCGCCACCCGGACGCGCTGCCGCTGATCATCACGCACGGCTGGCCCGGCTCGGTGCTGGAGCTGCTCAAGGTCATCGGCCCGCTCACCGACCCGACCAGGCACGGCGGCCGGGCCGAGGACGCCTTCCACCTGGTGCTGCCCTCGATGCCCGGTTACGGCTTCTCCGCCCAGCCAACCGGCACCGGCTGGGGCCCCGACCGGATCGCCAGGGCCTGGCACGTGCTGATGCGCCGCCTTGGCTACCAGCGCTACGTCTCCCAGGGCGGCGACTGGGGTGCGGTGATCTCGGACAAGCTCGCCGCGCAGGCCCCGCCCGGACTGCTCGGCATCCACGTCAACATGCCGGCCACGGTGCCCCCGGAGATCGCCCGCGTCCTCAACAACGGCGAACCCGCGCCAGCCGGCCTCTCCCCAGCCGAACGACGGGCCTTCGATCAGCTGGATGTCTTCTACCGCAAGAACACCGGCTACTCCGCGATGATGGTCACCCGGCCGCAGACGGTGGGCTTCGGGCTGTCGGACTCCCCGGTCGGCCTGGCCGCCTGGATGTATGACAAGTTCGCCCAGTGGACGCACAGCGGCGGGGTGCCCGAACGCGCGCTGACCAGGGACGAGATGCTCGATGACATCACGCTCTACTGGCTGACCAACACCGCGATCTCCTCCGCCCAGCTCTACTGGGAGAACAACGCGAACAACTTCAACGCGGTGGACATCGCCATCCCGGCCGCGATCACGGTCTTCCCCGGCGAGATCTACCAGGCTCCGCGCAGCTGGGCCGAACGCGCCTACCGCAAGCTGATCCACTTCGCCGAGGTGGACAAGGGCGGCCACTTCGCCGCCTGGGAGCAGCCGGAGCTGTTCAGCCGGGAGATCCGGGCGGCCTTCCGCTCGCTGCGCTGA
- a CDS encoding type II toxin-antitoxin system VapC family toxin: MADRPEAGVLDTCAFIDLDQLDLAVLPSFPEITSITLAELHQGVAMAKNAATRAARAEKLGAAIVEFEPLPFDREAAARYGTLVALTLEANRSPRPRRLDLMIAAIASARDLPLYTRNVADFAGLDDMVTVVEV; encoded by the coding sequence GTGGCTGACCGTCCCGAGGCAGGGGTCCTGGACACCTGCGCGTTCATCGACCTCGATCAACTCGACCTGGCCGTGCTGCCCTCGTTCCCGGAGATCACCTCGATCACCCTGGCGGAGTTGCACCAGGGCGTGGCCATGGCCAAGAACGCGGCCACCAGGGCGGCACGGGCCGAGAAGCTCGGCGCCGCCATCGTGGAATTCGAGCCGCTGCCCTTCGACCGCGAGGCGGCCGCCCGCTACGGCACGCTGGTCGCGCTGACCCTGGAGGCCAACCGGAGCCCCAGGCCGCGCAGGCTGGACCTGATGATCGCCGCCATCGCCTCCGCCAGGGACCTGCCGCTCTACACCCGCAACGTGGCCGACTTCGCCGGGTTGGACGACATGGTCACCGTGGTCGAGGTCTGA
- a CDS encoding type II toxin-antitoxin system Phd/YefM family antitoxin, translated as MKVLTQREFRNNSASVMDAVEAGETYHITRNGVPVAELRPLSRRRRLSAEELVERHRKLPRVDSRQLRQEADEFFGTEGRIDDDDPWTRAGG; from the coding sequence ATGAAGGTCCTCACCCAGCGGGAATTCCGCAACAACTCCGCCTCCGTCATGGACGCGGTGGAGGCGGGCGAGACCTACCACATCACCCGCAACGGCGTGCCGGTGGCGGAACTGCGCCCGCTGTCCCGTCGGCGCAGGCTCAGCGCCGAGGAACTGGTGGAGCGGCACCGGAAGCTGCCCAGGGTGGACTCCCGGCAACTGCGGCAGGAGGCCGACGAGTTCTTCGGCACCGAGGGCCGGATCGACGACGATGACCCGTGGACGCGTGCCGGTGGCTGA
- a CDS encoding nitroreductase family protein, giving the protein MTETAAHPNAATSVPVHELISTRWSPRALDPAAEVTDAQLRALFEAARWAPSWGNTQPARFLLGRRGDETFAKITDTLTEGNKRWASASAALILGIAVTELEEGKPMPYAEYGLGLAAQNLVLQAVSEGLVAHQMAGFSRPGAKAVFSLPETLDPVVVISVGRLADPAAADPGLLERDARPRTRKALDELVFTEWGEPAF; this is encoded by the coding sequence TTGACCGAGACCGCGGCCCACCCCAACGCCGCCACCAGCGTCCCGGTGCACGAGCTGATCTCCACCCGGTGGAGCCCCCGTGCCCTTGACCCGGCAGCCGAGGTCACCGACGCCCAGCTGCGGGCCCTGTTCGAGGCCGCCCGCTGGGCCCCCTCCTGGGGCAACACCCAGCCCGCCCGGTTCCTGCTCGGCCGCCGCGGCGACGAGACCTTCGCCAAGATCACCGACACCCTGACCGAGGGCAACAAGCGCTGGGCCAGTGCGTCGGCCGCGCTGATCCTGGGCATCGCGGTGACCGAACTGGAGGAGGGCAAGCCAATGCCGTACGCGGAGTACGGACTCGGTCTGGCCGCGCAGAACCTGGTGCTGCAGGCGGTGTCGGAGGGCCTGGTCGCGCACCAGATGGCCGGGTTCAGCCGCCCTGGCGCGAAGGCGGTGTTCTCGCTGCCGGAGACGCTGGATCCGGTGGTGGTGATCTCGGTGGGCAGGCTGGCCGACCCGGCCGCCGCAGACCCGGGGCTGCTGGAGCGGGATGCCCGGCCGCGGACCCGCAAGGCACTGGACGAGCTGGTGTTCACCGAGTGGGGCGAGCCCGCGTTCTGA
- a CDS encoding aspartate kinase: MALVVQKYGGSSVETAERIKRVAERIVETRKAGNDVVVAVSAMGDTTDDLLDLASQVAPVPPAREMDMLLTSGERISMSLLAMAIHALGAEARSYTGSQAGVITTSAHGKARIIDVTPGRIREALDQGAIAIVAGFQGVSQDSKEITTLGRGGTDTTAVALAAALNADVCEIYTDVDGVFSADPRIVPDAKHLEQITYEEMLEMAACGAKVLHLRSVEYARRNGMPIRVRSSFNNKPGTLVTGSMEDLAVEQALITGVAHDRSEAKITVTGVPDHPGVAARIFRVVADAELDIDMVVQNVSRAVSGRTDITFTLPRTGGPVAVAALDKAKPEIGFESVAYDEHVGKVSLIGAGMRSHPGVTATFCEALAKVGVNIEIISTSEIRISVICRDTQLDDAVRALHEAFDLGGDEEAVVYAGTGR; this comes from the coding sequence GTGGCGCTCGTCGTCCAGAAGTACGGCGGATCCTCGGTGGAGACTGCTGAGCGGATCAAACGGGTGGCCGAGCGCATCGTCGAGACCCGAAAAGCGGGCAACGACGTGGTCGTGGCCGTCTCCGCGATGGGAGACACCACCGACGACCTGCTCGACCTGGCCAGCCAGGTCGCGCCGGTGCCGCCGGCCCGCGAGATGGACATGCTGCTCACCTCGGGTGAGCGGATCTCGATGTCGCTGCTCGCGATGGCCATCCACGCCCTCGGCGCGGAGGCCCGCTCCTACACCGGTTCCCAGGCCGGGGTGATCACCACCTCGGCGCACGGCAAGGCGCGGATCATCGACGTCACGCCGGGCCGGATCCGGGAGGCGCTGGACCAGGGCGCGATCGCGATCGTCGCCGGGTTCCAGGGCGTGAGCCAGGACAGCAAGGAGATCACCACCCTCGGCCGGGGCGGCACCGACACCACCGCGGTGGCGCTGGCCGCCGCGCTCAACGCCGATGTGTGCGAGATCTACACCGACGTCGACGGCGTGTTCAGCGCTGACCCGCGGATCGTGCCGGATGCCAAGCACCTCGAGCAGATCACCTACGAGGAGATGCTCGAGATGGCCGCCTGTGGCGCCAAGGTGCTGCACCTGCGCTCGGTGGAGTACGCGCGGCGCAACGGGATGCCGATCCGAGTTCGCTCTTCGTTCAACAACAAGCCCGGCACCCTGGTGACCGGGTCGATGGAGGATCTTGCCGTGGAGCAGGCGTTGATCACCGGCGTCGCGCACGACCGGTCTGAAGCCAAGATCACCGTGACCGGTGTGCCCGACCACCCCGGCGTCGCCGCCCGGATCTTCCGGGTGGTCGCCGACGCCGAGCTGGACATCGACATGGTGGTGCAGAACGTCTCCCGTGCGGTCAGCGGCCGCACCGACATCACCTTCACCCTGCCGCGCACCGGTGGCCCGGTCGCGGTCGCCGCGCTGGACAAGGCCAAGCCGGAGATCGGCTTCGAGTCGGTGGCCTACGACGAGCACGTCGGCAAGGTCAGCCTGATCGGCGCGGGCATGCGCTCGCACCCCGGCGTGACCGCCACCTTCTGCGAGGCGCTGGCCAAGGTCGGGGTCAACATCGAGATCATCTCCACCTCGGAGATCCGGATCTCGGTGATCTGCCGGGACACCCAGCTCGATGACGCGGTCCGCGCGCTGCACGAGGCATTCGACCTCGGTGGCGACGAGGAGGCCGTGGTCTACGCCGGAACGGGGCGCTGA
- a CDS encoding aspartate-semialdehyde dehydrogenase translates to MADNGPVLALVGATGAVGTVMIDIINGRESVPWGEIRLIASARSAGKKITVRGEDLTVIALSPEAFDGVDVAMFDVPDEVSAEWAPIAAERGAVAVDNSGAFRMDPEVPLVVPEVNAEAVHNRPRGIISNPNCTTLSMMAGLGALHREYQLTELVVASYQAVSGAGQSGVDRLYAEIAAVAGKAVGEKAGDVRAALEAAGLVQSESPFPAPMAFNVVPWAGSLKEDGWSSEELKVRNESRKILGIPDLKVSATCVRVPVVTTHSMAVHATFAREVTVEQARKLLGAQPSIVLVDDPANGEYPTPAEVVGGDPTYIGRIRQALDFPNTLELFVCGDNLRKGAALNTYEIAEVIVTQA, encoded by the coding sequence ATGGCAGACAACGGACCTGTGCTCGCCCTGGTCGGCGCGACCGGCGCGGTCGGCACCGTCATGATCGACATCATCAACGGCCGGGAATCCGTGCCGTGGGGCGAGATCCGGCTGATCGCCTCGGCCCGCTCGGCGGGCAAGAAGATCACCGTGCGGGGCGAAGACCTCACCGTCATCGCGCTGTCCCCGGAAGCCTTCGACGGCGTGGACGTCGCCATGTTCGACGTGCCGGACGAGGTCTCCGCGGAGTGGGCGCCGATCGCGGCCGAGCGCGGCGCGGTCGCGGTGGACAACTCCGGCGCGTTCCGGATGGACCCCGAGGTGCCGCTGGTGGTGCCCGAGGTCAACGCCGAGGCCGTGCACAACCGGCCGCGCGGCATCATCTCCAACCCGAACTGCACCACCCTGTCCATGATGGCCGGACTGGGTGCGCTGCACCGGGAGTACCAGCTCACCGAACTGGTGGTGGCCAGCTACCAGGCCGTCTCCGGCGCGGGCCAGTCCGGTGTTGACCGGCTCTACGCCGAGATCGCCGCGGTGGCCGGCAAGGCGGTCGGGGAGAAGGCGGGCGACGTGCGCGCCGCGCTGGAAGCGGCCGGGCTGGTGCAGTCCGAATCGCCGTTCCCGGCGCCGATGGCCTTCAACGTGGTGCCGTGGGCTGGTTCGCTCAAGGAGGACGGCTGGTCCTCGGAGGAGCTGAAGGTCCGCAACGAGTCCCGCAAGATCCTGGGCATCCCGGACCTCAAGGTCTCCGCGACCTGCGTGCGGGTCCCGGTGGTCACCACGCACTCGATGGCCGTGCACGCCACCTTCGCCCGCGAGGTCACCGTGGAGCAGGCGCGCAAGCTGCTCGGCGCGCAGCCCTCGATCGTGCTGGTGGACGACCCGGCCAACGGCGAGTACCCCACCCCGGCCGAGGTGGTGGGCGGCGACCCGACCTACATCGGCCGGATCCGCCAGGCGCTGGACTTCCCGAACACGCTGGAGCTGTTCGTGTGCGGGGACAACCTGCGCAAGGGCGCGGCGCTGAACACCTACGAGATCGCCGAGGTCATCGTCACCCAGGCGTGA
- a CDS encoding gluconokinase: MTMGDGVVLGIDLGTTATKVVAADRRGRVAALAERGYPMRTDQPGLAVHDPDRVLQAALDAVRECAQTCAAPVQALVFTGAMHTLIGLDAGYRPITPSLSWADNRAIDQAARLRRDPAATELHRATGTPVHPFAPLAKLIWFAEQDPDTQPAFWCSLKDFVLHHFTGRLATEHSYASGSGLMNIHRLAWHQPSLDLAGITADRLPELLAPTDTLPLRAQIAEATGLPPGLPVVAGGGDGPLANLGVGAVRPGMAALSLGTSGALRVVRTEPGVDERGRTFCYGIAEGYWVLGGAVSNGGVVSQWAADLVGEEDMGDLLAEAATVPPGANGLFALPYLLGERAPWWDPDPRGLLLGLRRDHGRAELTRALVEGVAQQLALVRDAVRDTGAAVNPVRATGGAFRSPLWGQLIAAALDTDLEITEDSEGSGLGACLLGWRALDVLPSLEAAAELITPSETVHPDPELAEHFATARPRVERTYLALRELMS; the protein is encoded by the coding sequence ATGACCATGGGCGACGGCGTGGTGCTCGGCATCGATCTCGGCACCACCGCGACCAAGGTGGTGGCCGCGGACCGGCGAGGGCGGGTTGCCGCCCTCGCCGAACGCGGCTACCCCATGCGCACCGATCAACCCGGCCTGGCCGTGCACGACCCGGACCGGGTGCTGCAGGCGGCGCTGGACGCGGTGCGTGAATGCGCGCAGACCTGTGCCGCCCCGGTGCAGGCGCTGGTCTTCACCGGGGCCATGCACACCCTGATCGGCCTGGACGCCGGGTACCGCCCGATCACCCCGTCGCTGAGCTGGGCGGACAACCGGGCCATCGACCAGGCCGCCCGGCTGCGCCGCGATCCGGCCGCCACCGAGCTGCACCGCGCCACCGGCACCCCGGTGCACCCGTTCGCGCCACTGGCAAAGCTCATCTGGTTCGCCGAGCAGGACCCGGACACCCAGCCCGCGTTCTGGTGCTCGCTCAAGGACTTCGTGCTGCACCACTTCACCGGCAGGCTGGCCACCGAGCACTCCTACGCCTCCGGCAGCGGCCTGATGAACATCCATCGGCTGGCCTGGCACCAGCCCTCGCTCGACCTCGCCGGCATCACCGCGGACCGGCTGCCCGAACTGCTCGCGCCGACCGACACCCTGCCGCTGCGCGCCCAGATCGCCGAGGCCACCGGCCTGCCGCCGGGCCTGCCGGTGGTCGCCGGTGGCGGTGACGGACCGCTGGCCAACCTGGGTGTCGGCGCGGTCCGCCCCGGCATGGCCGCGCTGTCCCTGGGCACCAGCGGCGCGCTGCGGGTGGTGCGCACCGAACCCGGTGTGGACGAACGCGGCCGCACCTTCTGCTACGGCATCGCCGAGGGCTACTGGGTGCTCGGCGGCGCGGTCAGCAACGGCGGCGTGGTCAGCCAGTGGGCCGCCGACCTGGTCGGTGAGGAGGACATGGGCGACCTGCTGGCCGAGGCCGCCACGGTGCCACCCGGCGCGAATGGCCTCTTCGCGCTGCCCTACCTGCTCGGTGAACGCGCGCCCTGGTGGGACCCGGACCCGCGTGGCCTGCTGCTCGGCCTGCGCCGCGACCACGGCCGGGCCGAGCTGACCAGGGCCCTGGTCGAGGGCGTTGCCCAGCAGCTGGCCCTGGTCAGGGACGCGGTGCGGGACACCGGGGCCGCGGTCAACCCGGTGCGCGCCACCGGCGGCGCGTTCCGCTCGCCGCTGTGGGGCCAGCTGATCGCGGCCGCACTGGACACCGACCTGGAGATCACCGAGGACAGCGAGGGCTCCGGCCTCGGCGCCTGCCTGCTCGGCTGGCGGGCGCTGGACGTGCTGCCGTCCCTGGAGGCCGCCGCCGAGCTGATCACGCCCAGCGAGACCGTGCACCCGGACCCGGAGCTGGCCGAGCACTTCGCCACCGCCCGGCCCCGGGTAGAGCGGACCTACCTGGCGTTGCGCGAACTCATGAGTTGA
- a CDS encoding SDR family NAD(P)-dependent oxidoreductase, translating into MATRFTTPFNRESTAAEVISGVDLTGKRAIVTGGASGIGVETARALAKAGAEVTIAARNLEAAEKVGAEVGARAAHLDLADRASVARFAADWQGPLHILVNNAGVMASPLTRTPEGWELQFGTNHLGHFGLTLGLHRALAAAGGARVVSVSSSAHLMGEVDFEDLHFERRPYDPWVAYGQSKTANILFAVEAAQRWAADGIEVNALMPGGIRTGLQRHVESDPGFQQMVASSGMQWKTTEQGAATSVLLAASPLVAGLSGRYFEDVNEAVPNISGELRAGVAPYALDTEAAKRLWDVSVALLNS; encoded by the coding sequence ATGGCCACTCGCTTCACCACCCCGTTCAACCGGGAGTCCACCGCCGCCGAGGTCATCTCCGGGGTGGACCTGACCGGTAAGCGCGCCATCGTCACCGGCGGCGCCTCCGGCATCGGCGTGGAGACCGCCCGCGCACTGGCGAAGGCAGGCGCCGAGGTCACCATCGCCGCGCGCAACCTGGAGGCGGCCGAGAAGGTCGGCGCCGAGGTCGGCGCGCGGGCCGCACACCTTGACCTGGCCGACCGGGCCTCGGTGGCGAGGTTCGCCGCCGACTGGCAGGGCCCGCTGCACATCCTGGTCAACAACGCCGGGGTGATGGCCTCGCCGCTGACCCGCACCCCGGAGGGCTGGGAACTCCAGTTCGGCACCAACCACCTCGGCCACTTCGGCCTCACCCTCGGCCTGCACCGCGCGCTGGCCGCGGCCGGTGGCGCCAGGGTGGTCTCGGTCAGCTCCTCCGCGCACCTGATGGGCGAGGTGGACTTCGAGGACCTGCACTTCGAGCGCCGCCCGTACGACCCGTGGGTGGCCTACGGCCAGAGCAAGACGGCCAACATCCTGTTCGCCGTCGAGGCCGCGCAGCGCTGGGCCGCGGACGGCATCGAGGTCAACGCGCTGATGCCGGGCGGCATCCGCACCGGACTGCAGCGGCACGTCGAGAGCGACCCGGGCTTCCAGCAGATGGTGGCCAGCTCGGGCATGCAGTGGAAGACCACCGAGCAGGGCGCGGCGACCTCGGTGCTGCTGGCCGCCTCGCCGCTGGTGGCCGGGCTCAGCGGCCGCTACTTCGAGGACGTCAACGAGGCGGTGCCGAACATCTCGGGTGAGCTGCGGGCCGGCGTGGCCCCGTACGCCCTGGACACCGAGGCCGCCAAGCGCCTCTGGGACGTCTCGGTCGCGCTGCTCAACTCATGA
- a CDS encoding TetR/AcrR family transcriptional regulator: MRADAQRNREKLLKCAVRLFSERGPEVALDAVAKEAGVGIGTLYRHFPTREALIEAAYRNELAEVCEAAQELLAELPADQALRAWMDRFLAYWTTKSGMSAALNAVIATGANPYEQSRDLLDSAIRLLLTPAAESGALRTDVTSEEVLVAISGVALVAAAMGGRELAGRQLDLIMDGLRYRP; encoded by the coding sequence ATGCGCGCGGACGCCCAGCGCAACCGGGAGAAGCTGCTGAAGTGCGCGGTCCGGCTGTTCTCCGAACGCGGACCCGAGGTGGCCCTGGACGCCGTGGCCAAGGAGGCCGGGGTCGGCATCGGCACGCTCTACCGGCACTTCCCGACCCGCGAGGCGTTGATCGAGGCGGCCTACCGCAACGAGCTGGCCGAGGTGTGCGAGGCGGCGCAGGAGCTGCTCGCCGAGCTGCCGGCTGATCAGGCCCTGCGTGCCTGGATGGACCGCTTCCTGGCGTACTGGACCACCAAGTCGGGCATGTCCGCCGCGCTCAACGCGGTGATCGCCACCGGCGCCAACCCGTACGAGCAGAGCCGGGACCTGCTGGACTCGGCCATCCGGCTGCTGCTGACCCCGGCCGCCGAATCGGGCGCGCTGCGCACCGACGTGACCTCCGAGGAGGTGCTGGTGGCCATCAGCGGGGTGGCACTGGTCGCGGCCGCGATGGGCGGTCGAGAGCTGGCCGGCCGCCAGCTCGACCTGATCATGGACGGCCTGCGCTACCGGCCTTAG
- a CDS encoding MFS transporter, with the protein MPIEPYRRLFALPGVRPLVVVTLLARTPIAAGPMVLNLHVLQDLGQSYTWAAVVSVAVTIGLAVGSPLLGRLVDSVGLRPVILVTTVIEGVFWFTSPWLGLTGLLATAVFGGLFALPVHSISRQAMAALVPEAQRRTAFSLDSMVVEAAFMVGPALGVVVVTSLSGHVAMIGVGSCIVLAGIGLYLLNPAIRSKTSEVATGPRPPRSSWLTTRMVAVLAASSGAVLVLSGSDLAIVGVLREAGQLPWTSAVIPIWCLASLVGGFLYGAMRRSYPSLVLMGLLGLCTIPVAFASQWWLLALMLIPAGLLCAPTIAATSEEVSKLTPESVRGEALGLHGSALTAGSALGAPLAGLAIDLAGPPWGFVAVGGAGLLSAIVAWTLFRASANRAAAKAEAAAA; encoded by the coding sequence GTGCCGATCGAGCCCTACCGCCGCCTGTTCGCGCTGCCCGGCGTCCGTCCCCTGGTCGTTGTCACCCTGCTGGCCAGGACCCCGATCGCGGCAGGGCCAATGGTGTTGAACCTGCACGTGCTGCAGGACCTTGGGCAGAGCTACACCTGGGCGGCGGTGGTCTCGGTGGCGGTGACCATCGGGCTCGCGGTCGGCTCGCCGCTGCTGGGCAGGCTGGTGGACTCGGTCGGCCTGCGCCCGGTGATCCTGGTGACCACGGTGATCGAGGGCGTGTTCTGGTTCACCAGCCCCTGGCTCGGCCTGACCGGGCTGTTGGCCACCGCGGTCTTCGGCGGGCTGTTCGCGCTGCCGGTGCACTCGATCTCCCGGCAGGCGATGGCCGCGCTGGTGCCCGAGGCGCAGCGGCGGACCGCGTTCTCGCTGGACTCGATGGTGGTCGAGGCCGCGTTCATGGTCGGGCCCGCACTGGGCGTGGTGGTGGTGACCAGCCTGTCCGGACACGTGGCGATGATCGGCGTCGGTAGCTGCATCGTGCTCGCGGGCATCGGGTTGTACCTGCTCAACCCGGCCATCCGGAGCAAAACCAGCGAGGTGGCCACCGGCCCGCGTCCGCCGCGGTCGAGCTGGCTGACCACCCGGATGGTGGCGGTGCTGGCCGCCTCCAGCGGCGCGGTGCTGGTGCTCTCCGGCAGCGACCTGGCCATCGTGGGCGTGCTGCGCGAGGCCGGTCAGCTGCCCTGGACCAGCGCGGTGATCCCGATCTGGTGCCTGGCCTCGCTGGTCGGCGGTTTCCTCTACGGCGCGATGCGCCGCTCCTACCCCTCGCTGGTGCTGATGGGCCTGCTCGGCCTGTGCACCATCCCGGTGGCCTTCGCCAGCCAGTGGTGGCTGCTCGCGCTGATGCTGATCCCGGCTGGCCTGCTCTGCGCGCCGACCATCGCGGCCACCTCCGAGGAGGTCAGCAAACTGACCCCGGAGTCGGTGCGTGGCGAGGCACTGGGCCTGCACGGTTCCGCGCTGACCGCGGGCAGCGCGCTGGGCGCGCCGCTGGCCGGACTGGCCATCGACCTGGCCGGGCCGCCCTGGGGCTTCGTCGCGGTGGGCGGGGCCGGGCTGCTGTCGGCGATCGTGGCCTGGACGTTGTTCCGGGCCTCGGCCAACCGGGCGGCGGCCAAGGCAGAGGCAGCGGCGGCCTAA
- a CDS encoding Fur family transcriptional regulator, with protein sequence MNTETTPRAPDARDQLRSAGLRVTQPRIAVLEWLSGHPHSTADQVATATRARLGTVSTQAVYDVLAACTSAGLLRRIEPAGHPARFETRTGDNHHHLVCRICGHTQDVDCVRGQRPCLDPADTAGFAVDEAEVVFWGRCPDCLAASAGQFTG encoded by the coding sequence ATGAACACCGAGACCACCCCGCGCGCACCCGATGCCCGTGACCAGCTCAGGTCGGCGGGACTGCGGGTCACCCAGCCGAGGATCGCGGTGCTCGAGTGGCTCTCCGGCCACCCGCATTCGACCGCCGACCAGGTCGCCACGGCCACCCGCGCCCGGCTGGGCACGGTGTCCACCCAGGCCGTCTACGACGTGCTGGCCGCCTGCACCTCGGCCGGGTTGCTGCGCCGGATCGAACCGGCAGGCCACCCGGCCCGGTTCGAGACCCGGACCGGGGACAACCACCACCACCTGGTGTGCCGGATCTGCGGGCACACCCAGGACGTCGACTGCGTCCGCGGCCAGCGGCCCTGTCTGGACCCCGCCGACACCGCGGGCTTCGCGGTGGACGAGGCCGAGGTCGTGTTCTGGGGCCGGTGCCCGGACTGCCTGGCCGCGAGCGCCGGACAGTTCACCGGCTGA
- a CDS encoding DUF1707 SHOCT-like domain-containing protein codes for MTLPGQDPLEDTKRATQTALERAVGEGRLTLEEFTARADTVWRAQDPAEIARAVQDLPAPVVPPAPAAAVARVSTKSIFDDVRRSGRFTLRSGTTISAIFGDAKVDLRQAVISEPVVELTVFSCFGDVVITLPKGVNAEVNGSVVFGSERVELSGDPALPGSPLLRINARSIFGDVKVRDRSLSERVRNWLDRLS; via the coding sequence GTGACACTGCCAGGGCAGGACCCGTTGGAGGACACCAAACGCGCGACCCAGACCGCGCTGGAACGCGCGGTCGGCGAGGGCAGGCTCACCCTGGAGGAGTTCACCGCCCGCGCCGACACGGTGTGGCGGGCCCAGGACCCGGCCGAGATCGCCCGCGCGGTGCAGGACCTGCCTGCACCGGTGGTGCCACCCGCGCCCGCGGCAGCCGTGGCCAGGGTCAGCACCAAATCGATCTTCGACGACGTCCGCCGCAGTGGTCGGTTCACCCTGCGTTCGGGCACCACCATCAGCGCGATCTTCGGCGATGCCAAGGTGGACCTGCGGCAGGCGGTGATCAGCGAGCCGGTGGTGGAGCTGACCGTGTTCAGCTGCTTCGGCGATGTGGTGATCACCCTGCCCAAGGGGGTCAACGCCGAGGTCAACGGGTCGGTGGTGTTCGGCTCGGAGCGGGTGGAGCTGTCCGGGGACCCGGCGCTGCCGGGCAGTCCGCTGCTCCGGATCAACGCGCGCTCGATCTTCGGCGACGTCAAGGTGCGCGACCGGAGTCTGAGCGAGCGGGTCAGGAACTGGCTGGACCGGCTGTCCTAA